One window from the genome of Streptomyces sp. NBC_01476 encodes:
- a CDS encoding DUF5819 family protein, translated as MVALVAVCLVHLVFLFLHVAPANQISQRYAQQVQSWVYPFFEQNWRLFAPDPESAQPQISVRTATAGPDGAERISGWLDLTAIDNAGVRHDVFPSHTSQNMLRRAWSTYLDSHGSSDVSTSERAVMLQEYLRNIAVDRVTAVRHEAITSIQLRVRTTPVPGYDAAGHSHPAPASAVQTRLLPWWKAKNA; from the coding sequence GTGGTGGCCCTCGTCGCGGTCTGCCTGGTGCACCTGGTCTTCCTGTTCCTGCATGTCGCTCCGGCGAACCAGATCTCGCAGCGCTACGCACAGCAGGTCCAGAGCTGGGTCTACCCGTTCTTCGAGCAGAACTGGCGGCTGTTCGCGCCCGACCCCGAGTCGGCGCAACCGCAGATCTCGGTGCGGACGGCGACCGCGGGTCCCGACGGCGCCGAGCGGATCAGCGGCTGGCTCGACCTCACCGCGATCGACAACGCCGGGGTCCGGCACGACGTCTTCCCCAGCCACACCTCGCAGAACATGCTCCGCCGGGCGTGGAGCACCTACCTCGACTCCCACGGGAGCAGTGACGTCTCCACCTCGGAACGCGCGGTGATGCTGCAGGAGTACCTGCGCAACATCGCCGTGGACCGGGTCACCGCGGTCCGGCACGAGGCGATCACGAGCATCCAACTGCGGGTGCGTACCACTCCGGTGCCCGGCTACGACGCGGCGGGGCACTCGCACCCGGCGCCCGCTTCGGCTGTGCAGACCCGGCTCCTGCCCTGGTGGAAGGCGAAGAACGCATGA
- a CDS encoding HTTM domain-containing protein → MTTDQAAAAAPATSRPGTAARPVRGLPALLERLFTALTARPVSLYAASVLRIGYGLCYLAFLLREFTHRDQIWGPDSPWTPALAKELFQQTGWFSFLTVSDSMLYFNACYVFALVVCALFLLGWRTRLTSVLFAMVVAAFHARAIFMTDGGDNLILLMALYLTCTACGRRWSLDARRTARRERGGPPSHWTLWQASSDLWSQFGAARGTLVTALHNCAMLVIAAQVCLLYGSAGLYKVQGVSWQNGTALHYVMNLDLFRPWPALSALVDSHPLFVAVAGYATVLIQVAFPFALFSRLKYVLLVMLLGMHLGIAVLMGLPMFSGAMLIADAAFLPDRFYLAVGQYCRRAFRGRPDSPAKGAASAPSAVVPPRPGGAELAGRR, encoded by the coding sequence ATGACGACCGACCAGGCGGCAGCCGCCGCCCCCGCAACGAGCCGTCCCGGGACGGCCGCCCGCCCCGTACGCGGCCTGCCCGCGCTGCTGGAGCGGCTGTTCACCGCCCTCACCGCGCGGCCGGTCTCCCTCTACGCGGCCTCGGTGCTGCGGATCGGCTACGGGCTGTGCTATCTCGCCTTCCTGCTGCGGGAGTTCACGCACCGGGACCAGATCTGGGGCCCGGACTCGCCGTGGACCCCGGCGCTGGCCAAGGAGTTGTTCCAGCAGACCGGCTGGTTCAGTTTCCTCACGGTCTCCGACAGCATGCTCTACTTCAACGCCTGCTACGTCTTCGCCCTGGTGGTCTGCGCGCTGTTCCTGCTCGGCTGGCGGACCCGGCTGACGTCGGTCCTGTTCGCGATGGTGGTGGCGGCCTTCCACGCGCGCGCCATCTTCATGACCGACGGCGGGGACAACCTGATCCTGCTGATGGCGCTCTACCTCACCTGCACCGCGTGCGGCCGCCGCTGGTCGCTCGACGCGCGCCGCACCGCGCGCCGGGAGCGCGGCGGGCCGCCGAGCCACTGGACGCTGTGGCAGGCGTCGAGTGACCTGTGGTCCCAGTTCGGCGCGGCCCGCGGCACTCTGGTCACGGCGCTGCACAACTGCGCCATGCTCGTCATCGCCGCCCAGGTCTGCCTGCTCTACGGCTCCGCGGGGCTGTACAAGGTGCAGGGCGTCTCCTGGCAGAACGGCACCGCACTGCACTACGTGATGAACCTCGACCTCTTCCGGCCGTGGCCCGCGCTCTCCGCGCTGGTCGACAGCCACCCGCTCTTCGTCGCCGTCGCCGGTTACGCGACCGTACTGATCCAAGTGGCGTTCCCGTTCGCCCTGTTCAGCCGGCTCAAGTACGTCCTCCTGGTGATGCTGCTCGGCATGCACCTGGGCATCGCGGTCCTGATGGGCCTGCCGATGTTCTCCGGTGCCATGCTCATCGCCGATGCGGCCTTCCTGCCGGACCGCTTCTACCTGGCCGTGGGACAGTACTGCCGCCGGGCGTTCCGCGGCCGGCCCGACAGCCCCGCGAAGGGGGCCGCTTCGGCGCCGTCGGCCGTCGTGCCGCCCCGGCCCGGTGGCGCTGAACTGGCCGGCCGGCGGTGA
- a CDS encoding thiol-disulfide oxidoreductase DCC family protein, whose product MTSAVRARPVLVYDGDCAFCSASVRFAERHVRPRCDIAPWQSADLAAYGTTEQRAGYEVLWVTPAGAVHGGAQALARLLMSGGRGWAVPGALLTLPPLRWIAHGGYRLIARNRHRMPGGSAACALPPR is encoded by the coding sequence GTGACCAGTGCCGTACGCGCCAGGCCGGTGCTCGTGTACGACGGCGACTGCGCCTTCTGCTCGGCCTCCGTGCGGTTCGCCGAGCGGCACGTGCGCCCGCGCTGTGACATCGCACCGTGGCAGTCGGCGGACCTGGCCGCGTACGGCACCACCGAGCAGCGGGCCGGCTACGAAGTCCTGTGGGTGACACCGGCCGGCGCGGTGCACGGCGGGGCCCAGGCCCTCGCCCGGCTGCTGATGAGCGGGGGCCGGGGGTGGGCGGTGCCGGGCGCGCTGCTCACCCTCCCCCCGCTGCGCTGGATCGCACACGGCGGCTACCGCCTGATCGCGCGGAACCGGCACCGGATGCCGGGGGGCAGCGCGGCCTGCGCACTGCCCCCGCGCTGA